CAATTTAGCATTTTACCCAAAAAGATTCACAGAGGAACTGAGACATGGATAAAAATACCTTTTGCTTAAGAGAAACTCTGTCCAGAGTTATGATGCTGGTCAGGACGGTGTAAAAAATGAAGGTCTCGTAGGGAAAGATCTCATAAGTCGTGAAGGTTGATATAGAATCCAGAAACAAGCTGGCAGCCTTCTTAAAATTTCTGGTGGACATGCAGTACAAGCCTTCATAGACCTTtagtctgttcttcctctcccaGTCACCACCCTCTTCAAACAACCTGTCATGGGAGAACCGATCAACGGTTTTATTTTCCCTTTACATTAAGGGTAGTCACAGCCAAAGAGCCTAAGCAACACTTACTTTTTGGCTTTGTCAATGCTCTTTGATACCAGATCAAAGTCCATGTAGAAAAATGCAAGCTGCAGTGTGTAGAAGACAAGGTCCATCTTTTGCCCAACAGCAACAGTTTTTCCTTCTGTGAGTTTTAGTTGCTCCAGAGCTTTTTCCTAGACtcacaaagcaaaaaaaaatttagtgattTCTCTGAAGTGCGTAGTGAATACTAACTTTAACAACATGCTCAAGTACCTTATCACTAATCCTAATGAAATACAGCCCTTTAGCAAGATGAGCTTCACGGACTTCACTTTCTCCCAAATTTTCTTCTGCATCtgcaatcctaaacaaaagaaaacagaagGAATAATGTAAGTGAACATCAACACCACCTATATGTAAGAAAGGGATGGAATTTTAACATCGAAggtccaatatatatatatatattgtataatgtTGTTAGCCTTCGATAGAGCACAACAATATGTAATGATGATTATCTCCAATTCAAAATGCAAAGACATCATGTTATGATGGAAAAGCTCAGTCCAATCTTGAAGAAGATCATTGGTAACATCCAATTCAATCAAGACCTAACTCCACCCAATACGCCTCGTATTCTAAACACAGGACACTTATTGATCATTCCTTTCCATCAGTCTAAACACAGGACACTAGAAACTATAGCTACATGAATCGAGGAAGCTGAAGATATATAGAAGCAAGATGAAGAGGGAAGCTTAGCTTCATTACATCACCTACACCTAACTCCACCCAATCGGCCTCGTATTTTAAAAACTGCACATAGCTCTGTAACATCCAATTCAAGACACCAACTTATCATAATGCTAGAGTTGCTCTCCATCAGTCTAGACAGTAATAAGAGAGAATGCACTACCGATTATATCCATACGCAAAAAAAGTTGCAATTTATTAGTCGGAAACTATAGGTACATGAATCTAGGAAGCTGAAGACGTAACAAAACTCTCCAAGAAGGAAACAAGCAGAAACTTAGATATAGAAGCAAGAGGAAGAAGGAAGCTTATTAGCTTACTTCTCGTCGAGCTTTTTAAGCTCTTCCTCGTTACTAGCCCGCATAGAATCCAACAAGCTCTGATCCAATTCCAGCACAGAAGACGCCGCTAGGGTTTCGTACAAAGGAGCCATaccttatttaaaaaaaaaaaaacatcagtaAACGAAAACCCACATAGAAAGTTTCAAACTTGTGTTCAGAGATTAGAGAAAGGAAGCTACTTTACCATCGGATTTGATGGAACTCAAGACGTCAGACTTGAGCTGGACTTTCTCGATGTCTTGGACATCGGGGTGAGTGAGGAGGAAGAG
The window above is part of the Brassica napus cultivar Da-Ae chromosome C8, Da-Ae, whole genome shotgun sequence genome. Proteins encoded here:
- the LOC125575686 gene encoding 26S proteasome non-ATPase regulatory subunit 6 homolog, whose protein sequence is MDGGAEGTQQPHLILAHKLFLLTHPDVQDIEKVQLKSDVLSSIKSDGMAPLYETLAASSVLELDQSLLDSMRASNEEELKKLDEKIADAEENLGESEVREAHLAKGLYFIRISDKVLEHVVKEKALEQLKLTEGKTVAVGQKMDLVFYTLQLAFFYMDFDLVSKSIDKAKKLFEEGGDWERKNRLKVYEGLYCMSTRNFKKAASLFLDSISTFTTYEIFPYETFIFYTVLTSIITLDRVSLKQKVVDAPEILTVLGKIPFLSEFLNSLYECQYKAFFSAFG